One genomic region from Nostoc sphaeroides encodes:
- a CDS encoding aldo/keto reductase: MSGTTSNSEMLYRVLGSTKEKVSAIGLGGWHIALKHVDEKLGIRIVRTAIDRGITFMDNSWDYNGGVSEIRMGKALRDGYRDKVFLMTKIDGRSKKAAAKQLDESLQRLQVDCIDLVQHHEMLRYEDPHRVFDEEGANAALIEAREAGKLRYIGFTGHKDPHIHLHTLEVAATNGFKFDTAQMPLNVMDAHYRSFAKLVVPELVKQNIGVLGMKSLANGILLRSNTVTPIECLHYALNLPTSVVITGIDSMEILEQTFEAVRTFQPMNDEQVRSLLAKTALSASRGEFEPFKTSSIFDSTAQNPDWLGDEPQRLQQLMSG, translated from the coding sequence ATGTCAGGAACTACGTCAAATTCAGAAATGCTATACCGAGTTCTCGGCAGTACAAAAGAGAAAGTTTCCGCCATCGGATTGGGTGGTTGGCACATTGCCTTGAAGCATGTTGATGAAAAACTGGGTATCCGAATTGTTAGAACAGCCATTGATCGTGGCATTACCTTTATGGATAACAGTTGGGATTACAACGGTGGAGTCAGCGAGATTCGCATGGGAAAAGCGCTACGCGATGGCTATCGAGACAAAGTGTTCTTGATGACGAAAATCGATGGTCGTTCTAAGAAAGCAGCAGCAAAACAGCTAGACGAATCACTCCAACGTCTGCAAGTTGATTGCATCGATCTCGTTCAGCACCACGAAATGCTTCGGTACGAAGACCCACATCGAGTTTTCGACGAAGAAGGGGCGAATGCTGCTTTGATTGAGGCACGGGAAGCTGGCAAACTCCGATATATTGGTTTCACTGGGCACAAAGACCCCCATATTCACCTGCATACACTGGAAGTTGCAGCCACTAACGGGTTTAAATTTGATACAGCGCAGATGCCGCTCAATGTGATGGATGCCCACTATCGAAGCTTTGCAAAGCTGGTTGTTCCAGAATTGGTTAAACAAAACATCGGCGTTCTGGGAATGAAAAGCTTGGCAAACGGTATTCTTTTACGGTCAAATACTGTAACGCCAATTGAATGTTTACACTATGCTTTGAATCTGCCCACATCGGTTGTAATTACCGGAATTGACAGCATGGAGATTTTAGAGCAAACTTTTGAAGCAGTGCGGACGTTCCAGCCAATGAATGACGAGCAAGTGCGATCGCTCTTAGCTAAAACGGCTTTATCGGCATCACGCGGCGAGTTTGAGCCTTTCAAAACCTCATCAATTTTCGATAGCACTGCC
- a CDS encoding RNA-guided endonuclease InsQ/TnpB family protein, whose translation MIVFEAKLEGLDEQYRALDEAIRTARFVRNSCLRYWMDNKGIGRYDLNKFCAVLAASIEFPWVANLNSMARQAHAERAWSAIARFFENCKKSKQGLKGFPKFKKEQTHGSVEYKTCGWRLSDDRRYITFSDGFKAGTFKLWGTRDLHFYQLKQFKRVRVVRRADGYYAQFCIDHERVERREPTGKTIGIDVGLTHFYTDSFGETIANPRHLRKSEKSLKRLQRRLSKTKKGSNNRIKFRNKLGLKHLKVSRQRKDFAVKTARCVVKSNDLVAYEDLQVRNMVKNHPLAKSISDASWSLFREWVEYFGKVFGVVTVAVPPHYTSQNCSNCGEVVKKTLSTRTHVCPHCGHTQDRDWNAARNILEKALSTAGHVGTNVSGDIDLCVGGETPPSKSGRGKRKPKE comes from the coding sequence ATGATCGTATTTGAGGCAAAACTTGAGGGACTAGACGAGCAGTATCGAGCGCTTGATGAAGCTATTCGTACTGCTCGTTTTGTGCGTAATAGTTGCCTGAGATACTGGATGGACAACAAGGGTATTGGACGCTATGACCTCAACAAATTCTGCGCTGTGCTTGCAGCCAGTATTGAGTTTCCTTGGGTTGCCAATCTGAACTCAATGGCAAGACAAGCACACGCCGAAAGGGCGTGGTCTGCAATCGCTCGGTTTTTTGAGAACTGCAAAAAAAGCAAACAAGGATTGAAGGGATTCCCAAAGTTCAAGAAAGAACAGACTCACGGTTCTGTAGAGTACAAAACCTGTGGGTGGCGACTTTCTGATGACCGCAGGTATATCACTTTCTCGGATGGCTTTAAAGCAGGAACTTTCAAGCTTTGGGGAACTCGTGACCTGCATTTCTATCAACTCAAACAGTTTAAGAGAGTGCGGGTTGTGCGTCGTGCGGATGGGTACTATGCCCAATTTTGCATTGACCATGAACGAGTAGAAAGGCGAGAACCAACGGGTAAAACTATTGGTATTGATGTAGGTTTGACTCACTTCTACACCGATTCTTTCGGGGAAACCATCGCCAATCCCCGACATCTTCGTAAAAGCGAGAAGTCTTTGAAACGGTTGCAACGCCGATTGTCTAAGACTAAGAAGGGTTCCAATAACAGAATTAAGTTTAGAAATAAACTTGGCTTAAAGCATCTCAAAGTAAGTCGCCAGCGTAAAGACTTTGCTGTTAAGACAGCAAGGTGCGTAGTGAAGTCTAACGACCTCGTGGCGTATGAAGATTTGCAGGTGCGAAATATGGTCAAGAATCACCCCTTGGCTAAATCGATTAGTGACGCGTCGTGGTCGCTGTTTCGTGAGTGGGTTGAGTATTTTGGTAAAGTTTTTGGCGTGGTAACTGTTGCAGTTCCACCCCACTACACCAGTCAAAATTGCTCTAACTGTGGTGAGGTTGTTAAAAAGACTCTTAGCACTAGAACTCATGTTTGTCCTCACTGTGGGCATACCCAAGATAGGGACTGGAACGCAGCAAGAAATATATTAGAAAAAGCATTGAGTACGGCGGGTCACGTCGGAACTAACGTCTCTGGAGACATCGACCTCTGCGTGGGTGGGGAAACTCCTCCAAGTAAGTCGGGTCGTGGAAAGAGAAAACCCAAAGAGTGA
- a CDS encoding DUF4090 family protein codes for MPTETNPGNQTTTGADAIDEAIAQGIDFDGSPIPTAKLELYGKVMALEGNRQRSGVSNTMRSRIVRIGAKHIPQAELDQLLVDAGFAPLKEKEIAFFYSGK; via the coding sequence ATGCCTACCGAAACTAACCCAGGAAATCAAACTACCACAGGTGCTGATGCTATTGATGAAGCGATCGCACAGGGAATTGATTTTGATGGTTCTCCCATTCCAACTGCCAAGCTAGAACTTTATGGTAAAGTTATGGCGCTAGAAGGCAATAGACAGCGCAGTGGCGTATCTAATACTATGCGATCGCGCATTGTGCGAATTGGTGCAAAACACATTCCCCAAGCTGAACTCGACCAATTACTTGTAGATGCTGGTTTCGCACCCCTAAAAGAAAAAGAAATTGCCTTCTTTTATAGTGGTAAATAA
- a CDS encoding ABC transporter ATP-binding protein translates to MTILTGKINRSQSQEEPKPLILETQGLTRRFGKLTAVNNLSISVEQGEVFGLLGPNGAGKSTVLKMLTTLLPISAGKATLAGYDVARESNPVRRAIGYVPQALSADGSLTGYENLLIFAKLYGIPAKGRDRRIYEILEYMGLQDAAKRLVRNYSGGMIRKLEIGISVLHQPQILFLDEPTVGLDPIARTQVWQLVLQLCADYGTTIFLTTHFLEEADSLCNRVAIMQQGEVVTTGTPNDLKASLDNPNATLDDVFIHYTGDQLTSGVNYRDTATTRRTAQRLG, encoded by the coding sequence GTGACAATACTGACGGGAAAAATAAATCGATCGCAATCTCAAGAAGAACCAAAGCCGCTAATCCTTGAAACTCAGGGACTCACACGCCGTTTTGGGAAGTTAACCGCAGTTAATAACCTGAGCATATCTGTAGAACAGGGCGAAGTATTTGGACTGCTTGGCCCCAATGGCGCAGGGAAAAGTACAGTTCTTAAGATGTTGACAACTTTGCTACCTATCAGTGCAGGGAAAGCAACCTTAGCTGGCTATGACGTGGCTCGTGAATCTAATCCTGTGAGACGGGCTATCGGCTATGTACCCCAGGCGCTGTCTGCTGATGGTAGCCTCACGGGGTACGAAAATCTCTTAATCTTCGCCAAGCTGTATGGAATACCTGCCAAAGGACGCGATCGCCGCATTTATGAAATTCTAGAATACATGGGTTTGCAAGATGCGGCGAAACGCTTGGTACGAAACTACTCTGGTGGGATGATCCGCAAGCTGGAAATTGGCATATCAGTTCTACATCAACCCCAAATCTTGTTTCTTGATGAGCCGACTGTCGGACTAGATCCCATCGCTCGAACTCAAGTATGGCAGCTTGTACTACAACTCTGTGCTGATTACGGCACAACTATATTTTTAACAACCCACTTTTTAGAAGAAGCGGATAGTTTATGTAACCGAGTAGCGATTATGCAGCAAGGTGAAGTCGTTACCACAGGTACACCAAACGACTTAAAAGCTTCTTTAGATAACCCAAATGCAACTTTGGATGATGTCTTTATTCACTATACAGGCGACCAGTTAACATCAGGAGTCAATTACCGTGACACAGCAACAACCAGACGTACTGCTCAACGGTTGGGTTAA
- a CDS encoding ABC transporter permease, protein MTQQQPDVLLNGWVKAPPTVRVNLISAIKELFTKTLAIAELEIRKLRHDPTDLVVRAVQPALWLLIFGQVFARTRAIPTGNLPYLDFISAGILAQSILFVAIFSGGMTLIWERDLGIVHKFLASPTPRVAMVLGKGLACGVRCLSQVIFIYGLSFLLGVKLNLHPLAILQVLLLVIIGAGTFCIFSLIIGCLVKSRERMTGIGQLLTMPLFFASNAIYPISLMPSWLKFISHLNPLTYLVDGLRSTMLLNGTSVYGFGLDCTILLFTLIILAILGGKLYPRVAM, encoded by the coding sequence GTGACACAGCAACAACCAGACGTACTGCTCAACGGTTGGGTTAAAGCACCACCCACAGTCCGAGTAAATTTGATCTCTGCAATTAAAGAGCTATTTACAAAAACCCTGGCGATCGCAGAATTAGAAATCCGTAAACTCCGCCACGATCCCACTGATTTAGTTGTTCGGGCTGTGCAACCAGCTTTATGGCTGCTAATTTTTGGGCAAGTTTTCGCTCGAACTCGCGCTATTCCTACAGGGAACTTACCCTATTTAGACTTTATTTCTGCTGGCATATTGGCTCAGAGTATTTTGTTTGTGGCAATTTTCAGTGGGGGAATGACGCTAATCTGGGAGCGGGATTTAGGGATTGTCCATAAATTTTTAGCTAGTCCAACGCCTCGCGTGGCGATGGTGTTAGGCAAAGGTCTAGCATGTGGGGTACGGTGCTTATCTCAGGTAATATTCATTTACGGATTGTCATTTTTATTAGGTGTCAAACTAAATCTTCATCCCCTAGCTATTCTCCAAGTACTGCTGCTAGTCATAATAGGGGCGGGAACATTTTGTATTTTTTCATTAATTATTGGCTGTTTGGTGAAAAGCCGAGAAAGGATGACGGGTATTGGACAATTGTTAACCATGCCGTTATTTTTTGCTAGCAACGCCATATATCCGATCTCGTTGATGCCCAGTTGGTTAAAGTTCATTTCCCATTTAAATCCGTTGACTTATCTGGTTGACGGGTTACGCAGCACCATGCTGTTAAACGGCACTAGCGTCTATGGCTTTGGTCTGGATTGTACAATTCTCTTATTCACATTAATCATTTTGGCCATCCTTGGTGGAAAACTTTATCCACGGGTGGCCATGTAA
- a CDS encoding MarR family winged helix-turn-helix transcriptional regulator: protein MTLDKPNQGATSEECAARVMETVPLVMRFIRADMRAHSAAFLSIPQLRSLAFINRNPGASLSDLAEHLGVTSATASATIERLVQRDFVQRIAHPQERRRVLLNLTEDGKHHLKQSQDQTRAHITDLLKGLSEDQISNIEEGLTLLKNVFEKTELKAP, encoded by the coding sequence ATGACCTTGGATAAACCTAATCAAGGTGCAACTTCCGAAGAATGTGCCGCTAGAGTAATGGAGACAGTTCCATTAGTGATGCGGTTTATCCGAGCGGATATGCGTGCCCATAGTGCCGCTTTTTTATCTATACCTCAATTGCGATCGCTAGCATTTATCAACCGGAATCCTGGGGCTTCATTATCTGACTTAGCAGAGCATTTAGGTGTCACCTCTGCTACGGCATCAGCAACCATAGAACGCTTAGTACAACGCGACTTCGTGCAGCGGATTGCTCATCCTCAAGAACGGCGGCGGGTGCTGCTCAATTTAACTGAAGATGGAAAACACCATCTTAAGCAATCCCAAGATCAAACTCGCGCTCATATTACCGACTTGCTCAAAGGTCTTTCAGAAGACCAAATTTCCAACATTGAAGAAGGCTTAACTCTACTAAAAAATGTCTTCGAGAAAACAGAACTCAAAGCCCCATAA
- the recN gene encoding DNA repair protein RecN, which yields MLLCLRIENFALIDQLELEFGAGLNVLTGETGAGKSIILDAIDAALGGKVSSRVIRTGTSRAMVEATFTSNAPLAAWLTEQEIDLLDENSVVISREITATASNIRSRSRVNGVLVNRQIMGGMRDRLVEITAQGQTVQVGQSAQVRDWLDLYGGDSLMQQRHKVATSFNAYQQAHLALEKRRTSERERLQQLDLLAYQVQELGAANLCEPNELEQLGQERERLNHVVDLQQMSYKVYQALYQNDNETPAAGDLLGDSEAILNDMVEYDTQLQPLLELVRDAQAAVMEVGRQINAYGDGLEADPQRLEEVEERIQELKQICRKYGPTLTEAIAYYERIQGELAQLNDSEQSIESLEQQEKTCFEKLTQTSNQLTQLRSKAAANLESRLIAQLKPLAMEKVKFLVEIMPAPPTAMGADKITFMFSSNPGEPLQPLTEVASGGEMSRFLLALKACFSQVDVAGTMVFDEIDVGVSGRVAQAIAEKLHQLSQRNQVLCVTHQPLVAAMADRHFRVDKQTINQGKGKKANNDNAEQRTVVRVTTLENLNTRREELAQLAGGKSASDAIAFAESLLLQAANHRQKIQN from the coding sequence ATGTTGCTTTGCCTGCGAATAGAAAACTTTGCCCTAATTGACCAACTGGAATTGGAATTTGGCGCGGGACTAAATGTGTTAACAGGTGAAACCGGCGCTGGAAAATCTATTATCTTGGATGCCATTGATGCCGCTTTGGGCGGTAAAGTCTCTAGTCGAGTCATTCGCACGGGAACAAGTCGGGCGATGGTAGAAGCTACTTTCACCTCAAATGCCCCCCTAGCCGCTTGGTTAACCGAACAAGAAATAGATTTGCTTGATGAAAATTCCGTAGTTATTAGCCGAGAAATCACAGCCACTGCTAGTAATATCCGCAGTCGATCGCGGGTGAATGGCGTCTTGGTAAATCGGCAGATTATGGGAGGAATGCGCGATCGCTTGGTGGAAATCACTGCCCAAGGGCAAACTGTACAAGTGGGACAATCTGCCCAAGTCCGCGATTGGTTGGATTTATATGGCGGTGACTCTTTGATGCAGCAGCGTCATAAAGTCGCCACGAGTTTCAATGCCTACCAACAGGCGCATTTAGCACTAGAAAAACGCCGCACATCGGAACGGGAACGGTTGCAACAACTCGACTTGCTTGCTTATCAAGTGCAAGAATTGGGAGCGGCTAATCTATGCGAACCGAATGAATTAGAACAGTTGGGACAAGAACGGGAACGCCTAAATCATGTCGTCGATTTGCAACAAATGAGTTACAAAGTTTATCAGGCTTTGTATCAAAACGATAATGAAACTCCCGCCGCAGGTGATTTATTGGGAGACAGTGAGGCGATATTAAATGACATGGTGGAATATGATACGCAATTGCAACCCTTATTAGAATTGGTGCGGGACGCGCAAGCTGCGGTAATGGAAGTGGGAAGGCAGATTAATGCTTATGGGGATGGTTTAGAAGCAGATCCGCAGCGATTGGAAGAGGTGGAAGAAAGAATTCAGGAATTAAAGCAAATTTGCCGCAAGTATGGGCCGACACTTACAGAAGCGATCGCTTATTACGAACGTATCCAAGGGGAATTAGCCCAACTAAACGATAGCGAACAATCTATCGAAAGTCTAGAACAGCAAGAAAAGACGTGTTTTGAGAAACTTACCCAAACAAGTAATCAGTTAACTCAATTGCGGAGTAAGGCGGCTGCTAATTTAGAATCACGTTTGATCGCTCAACTCAAGCCCCTAGCGATGGAAAAGGTAAAGTTTCTGGTTGAGATAATGCCTGCTCCCCCAACAGCTATGGGAGCAGATAAAATTACCTTTATGTTTAGTTCCAACCCTGGAGAACCCCTGCAACCTTTAACAGAAGTTGCCTCTGGCGGGGAAATGAGCCGCTTTTTACTGGCGCTGAAAGCTTGTTTTTCTCAGGTTGATGTGGCTGGGACAATGGTTTTTGACGAAATTGATGTCGGGGTTTCGGGAAGAGTCGCCCAAGCGATCGCTGAAAAATTACACCAACTAAGTCAACGCAATCAGGTATTGTGTGTTACCCACCAGCCTTTAGTTGCAGCAATGGCCGATCGCCATTTCCGCGTCGATAAGCAAACTATCAATCAAGGCAAAGGTAAAAAAGCTAACAATGACAACGCCGAACAGCGTACCGTTGTCAGAGTTACTACCTTGGAGAACTTAAATACTCGCCGGGAAGAACTAGCACAGTTAGCTGGTGGTAAATCTGCAAGTGATGCGATCGCTTTTGCCGAATCTTTGTTATTACAAGCTGCTAACCACCGTCAAAAAATTCAAAATTAA
- a CDS encoding ABC1 kinase family protein, whose amino-acid sequence MIVKTLPPSSRPIQEDSSNGTNSRGELDVIDIVPEDGTASLVVRSPRLLAAQKVRTTDQPETLYDPVGIAAHYQKRKVQVLRRIFAVLGPTLSFVFGLWSDSKRGVVVKNDRRRASQLRVLLTKLGPAYIKIGQALSTRPDLVPPVYLEELTKLQDQLPPFPNEIAYQFIKEELGAPPEEVYAELSAQPIAAASLGQVYKGKLKTGEEVAVKVQRPDLREGITIDLYILRNLAAWVQKKVKRVRSDLVGILDELGDRIFEEMDYIHEGENAERFFELYGHMKDVYVPKIYWEYTNRRVLTMEWINGTKLTQTEEISAQGIDARYLIEVGVQCSLRQLLEHGFFHADPHPGNLLATTDGKLAYLDFGMMSEIKPPQRYGLIEAIVHVVNRDFEGLAKDYVKLDFLSPETDLTPIIPAFARVFADAEGASVADLNIKSITDELSALMYEYPFRVPPYYALIIRSLVTLEGIAIYIDPNFKVLSEAYPYVSKRLLTDPAPQLRASLQDLLFKDGRFRWNRLENLLKNARNSQDYDFNLVLNQGIEFLASERGAFIRDKLVDESVNGLDALGKNVLHNFTYLLRERVGLTAVNQTPAATVEQQQTLEHIKRILGILQETRGFDPMQLVPQIAQLLVNSDVQRLGQQIANRFTQKAVARLIRQLLAS is encoded by the coding sequence ATGATTGTTAAGACACTTCCCCCTAGTTCCCGACCGATTCAGGAGGACAGTAGCAACGGCACAAATAGCCGAGGCGAACTGGACGTTATTGATATAGTGCCAGAAGATGGTACAGCAAGCTTAGTTGTGCGCTCGCCAAGGCTGTTAGCAGCGCAAAAGGTGAGGACAACAGATCAACCTGAGACGCTTTACGATCCTGTAGGCATCGCGGCGCATTACCAAAAGAGAAAAGTGCAAGTTCTACGGCGGATTTTCGCCGTGTTGGGGCCAACTTTATCCTTTGTTTTTGGATTGTGGTCGGATAGTAAACGGGGAGTTGTTGTCAAAAACGATCGCCGCCGAGCTAGTCAATTACGAGTATTGCTGACTAAACTGGGGCCTGCTTACATCAAAATTGGCCAAGCTTTATCCACTAGACCCGATCTAGTTCCTCCCGTATATCTAGAAGAATTAACTAAACTACAAGACCAATTACCGCCTTTTCCCAACGAAATTGCTTACCAGTTTATTAAAGAAGAATTAGGCGCTCCTCCAGAAGAGGTTTACGCCGAACTCTCGGCCCAGCCAATTGCTGCGGCTTCATTGGGGCAAGTGTATAAAGGTAAGCTAAAAACTGGTGAAGAAGTCGCTGTTAAAGTTCAACGCCCCGACTTAAGAGAGGGAATCACCATTGACTTGTATATTTTGCGTAACCTCGCCGCTTGGGTGCAGAAAAAGGTCAAACGGGTAAGAAGTGATTTAGTTGGGATTCTTGATGAATTAGGCGATCGCATTTTTGAAGAGATGGATTACATCCATGAAGGCGAAAATGCCGAGCGATTTTTCGAGTTATACGGTCACATGAAAGACGTATATGTACCGAAAATTTACTGGGAATACACCAATCGCCGCGTCTTGACGATGGAGTGGATTAACGGCACTAAATTAACCCAGACAGAAGAAATTAGCGCCCAAGGTATAGATGCTCGTTATCTAATTGAAGTCGGTGTGCAGTGTTCTCTGCGCCAGTTGCTAGAGCATGGATTTTTCCATGCCGATCCCCACCCTGGTAATTTGTTAGCAACAACTGATGGTAAGTTAGCTTATCTCGACTTTGGGATGATGAGCGAGATTAAGCCACCACAACGTTATGGTTTAATTGAAGCGATCGTTCACGTCGTCAACCGCGACTTTGAAGGATTAGCAAAAGACTACGTTAAGTTAGATTTTTTATCACCAGAAACCGATTTAACACCAATTATCCCAGCTTTTGCGAGAGTCTTTGCTGATGCCGAAGGAGCCAGTGTTGCCGATCTTAATATTAAAAGCATCACCGATGAACTATCGGCTTTGATGTATGAGTATCCTTTCCGTGTACCGCCCTACTACGCCTTAATTATTCGTTCTCTTGTGACACTCGAAGGTATTGCAATATATATAGATCCCAACTTTAAAGTCCTCAGTGAAGCTTATCCCTACGTTTCTAAACGCCTGTTAACAGATCCAGCACCGCAATTAAGAGCATCATTGCAAGATTTGCTATTTAAAGATGGCAGATTTCGCTGGAACCGCTTAGAAAACTTGTTAAAAAATGCGCGTAATAGTCAAGACTACGACTTTAATTTAGTGCTGAATCAGGGCATAGAATTTCTGGCATCTGAACGCGGTGCTTTTATTCGTGACAAACTAGTAGATGAATCTGTTAACGGACTCGATGCTTTAGGTAAAAATGTTTTGCATAACTTCACCTATTTGCTGCGGGAACGCGTTGGGTTGACAGCAGTTAATCAAACTCCGGCGGCGACAGTTGAGCAACAACAAACCTTGGAGCATATCAAACGTATATTAGGTATTCTTCAAGAAACACGAGGCTTTGACCCAATGCAACTTGTGCCCCAAATTGCCCAGTTATTGGTAAATTCTGATGTACAGCGTTTGGGTCAACAAATTGCCAACCGCTTTACGCAAAAGGCTGTAGCCAGGTTAATTCGGCAATTATTGGCATCGTAA
- a CDS encoding LysR family transcriptional regulator, producing the protein MMNLERLARFVFLATLKNDAGQKDINVSRAAEKLHIPQSHLSKQIKQLEEELGVELFVRKPRLELTPYGKVFLQEAQRLLEQVERIHISAKQASQGEIGRLVVGIGTSISNSLLPNILRVFRQKYPNVDLVLQELLFEDSRQKLQDRTLDVDFENFYNLQDVDDRHFLTYEVVNQEPLVMVLPKEHPLTHYPQVQLQDFTAEPFVLPCYERVAGLHTLIRMACLSAGFHPKVVQEAAWMTTILGLVAGEIGVALLPANVMNLQRTGVVYRKIQGQLPVFKIAIAWRRDNQSKILANFLNVVREVSRS; encoded by the coding sequence ATGATGAATCTGGAACGTTTAGCCCGTTTTGTTTTTTTAGCTACACTCAAGAATGACGCTGGACAAAAAGATATCAATGTAAGTCGTGCTGCGGAAAAACTGCATATTCCTCAGTCGCATCTCAGTAAGCAAATTAAACAACTAGAAGAAGAATTAGGAGTAGAACTGTTTGTGCGTAAGCCTCGCTTGGAACTCACACCATACGGTAAGGTTTTTCTCCAAGAAGCACAACGCCTTCTCGAACAAGTCGAGCGAATTCATATATCTGCAAAACAAGCAAGTCAGGGCGAGATTGGACGGTTAGTTGTCGGCATTGGTACTTCAATTTCTAACAGCTTGCTGCCAAATATCCTACGCGTTTTTCGCCAGAAATACCCGAATGTAGATTTAGTATTACAAGAGCTTTTGTTTGAAGATAGTCGCCAAAAACTTCAAGATCGCACACTAGATGTGGATTTTGAAAATTTTTATAATCTCCAAGACGTAGACGATCGCCATTTTCTGACCTACGAAGTTGTGAACCAAGAGCCTTTGGTGATGGTACTTCCCAAGGAACATCCCCTAACTCATTACCCACAAGTTCAACTTCAAGACTTTACGGCTGAACCATTCGTACTTCCTTGTTATGAGAGAGTAGCAGGATTACATACACTAATTCGTATGGCTTGTTTGTCAGCAGGATTTCACCCCAAGGTGGTACAGGAAGCCGCCTGGATGACAACAATTCTGGGTTTGGTTGCAGGTGAAATTGGGGTAGCATTACTACCTGCGAATGTGATGAATCTTCAACGCACAGGAGTTGTTTATCGAAAAATCCAAGGACAATTACCTGTATTTAAAATAGCGATCGCTTGGCGACGAGATAATCAATCGAAAATCTTGGCTAACTTCCTCAATGTGGTCAGAGAAGTTTCCCGTAGCTAG
- a CDS encoding aspartoacylase has product MPPIQRVLLVGGTHGNEFTGAYIIKKLDQHPNLVRRANFETVTLLANPKAFAAVRRYIDQDLNRSFRQIDLQDLTRSSYEDIRAREINNLFGANGKTPVDVIVDIHSTTANMGLTVITNEHPFNLQLVTYLQSVNPLVKVYIIPKSKESSSLPSICELGCTIEVGAVPQGVLQADLFQQTEALIDTALNYFEQYNRGEILLFDNKLTFYRHSGTIDYPRNESGEIQAMIHPQLQFKDYQPLTPGEPIFLTFEGEAIAYEGTSTIYPVFINEAAYYEKGIAMCITQQHQVIV; this is encoded by the coding sequence ATACCTCCAATTCAACGAGTTTTGCTTGTTGGAGGAACTCATGGGAATGAGTTCACTGGTGCTTATATAATCAAAAAACTTGATCAGCATCCTAATCTGGTGCGTCGCGCAAACTTTGAAACTGTAACTTTGTTGGCAAATCCGAAAGCATTTGCAGCAGTGCGGCGATACATTGATCAAGACCTCAACCGTTCTTTTCGACAAATCGATCTGCAAGATTTGACGCGCTCTAGTTACGAAGATATTCGAGCTAGAGAAATCAATAATTTATTTGGTGCAAATGGTAAAACTCCAGTTGATGTGATTGTAGATATCCATAGTACTACTGCAAATATGGGTTTAACTGTAATTACCAATGAGCATCCTTTCAACTTGCAATTAGTTACTTATCTTCAGAGCGTAAATCCCTTAGTAAAAGTTTATATTATCCCAAAATCGAAAGAATCTTCAAGTTTGCCATCCATTTGTGAATTAGGCTGCACGATTGAGGTGGGAGCAGTGCCTCAAGGGGTTTTGCAAGCCGATCTCTTTCAGCAAACTGAAGCGTTGATTGACACTGCTTTGAATTATTTCGAGCAATATAATCGGGGAGAAATTCTATTATTTGATAACAAGCTAACCTTTTATCGGCATAGTGGAACAATTGATTATCCCAGAAATGAGTCTGGTGAGATTCAAGCAATGATTCATCCCCAACTTCAGTTTAAAGATTATCAACCACTTACTCCCGGTGAACCGATATTTTTAACATTTGAAGGGGAAGCGATCGCCTATGAAGGAACCTCAACAATCTATCCGGTTTTTATTAACGAAGCGGCTTACTACGAGAAGGGAATTGCCATGTGCATAACTCAGCAGCACCAAGTAATAGTTTAA